In Streptosporangiales bacterium, the genomic window GGTCCTCCAGCTGGATCGCGGAGACGCCGCGCGACTCCAGCAGCCGTACGGTGGCGTGCACGGCGGCGACGTCGCCGTAACCGGTGTCGGCGTCACAGACGATCGGCACGTCGACCACCCGGCTGACCGCGGCGGCGGCCTCGGCGACGTCGGTGCCGGCGATCAGCCCGATGTCGGGCAGGCCGTGCCGCCAGGCAGCCACGGCGTAGCCGCTCACGTAGAACGCCGGGAAGCCGGCGTGTTGTGCGGCGCGCGCCTCGAGCGGCGTGCCGCCGCCTGGCAGCACGAGCGGGCCGCCGCCTGGCAGCACGAGTGGGCCGCCGCTGTTCTGGTCGAGTACCGCACGGAAGCTCGTCCCGCTCATCGGCGCATCCCCTCGGCCCGGTCGGTGGCCCGCCTGGTGGCGAGGCGGGCCGCCTCCGCGACGGCCTGGCCGAGCTCGTCCCTGCGGTCGATGATCTGTTGCCGTGCCCCGCCCATGCTGAGAGCGCCGGCCAGCTCGCCCGCGTCGTCGAAGATCGGCGCTGCCACCGCACCGGCGCCGGCCTGGATGTCGCCGGCCGCCGTCTCGTAGCCGCGGGTGGTGCAGTCCAGCAGCTGCGTCTCGATCGTGCGCCGTTCCTCCGGGCCCAGCTCGCCGGCGTCGAGGATGCGCGAGCGCTCGGCGTCGCTCATCGTCGCCAGCATGGCGATGCCGCCCGCGCCGACGAACAGCGGGAACGCGTCGCCGGGGGTGGCGGAGAGGTCCCTGATCGGCTTGGTGCCCTCCAGCCGTTCGATGCACACCGACCGGTCGTCCCGGGTGACCAGCAGGTACACCGTCTCCCCGAACGTGTCGCGCAGCCTGGCCATCTGCTCGAGCGCACGCGAGCGGACGTCGGAGTTCGCCGACGCGACCTGACCGAGCCGGATCAGCGCCAACCCGAGCCGGTACGCCCTGGTGGCCTCGTCCTGCTCCAGGTAGCCGACGGAGACCAACGTCTGCGCCAACCGGTACGTGGTGGCCTTGTTGTACCCGAGCCGGGAGGTCAGAGCGCTGAGACTCAGCTCCGGATGCTCGGCGGTGAACATCTCCAGCAGTTGTGCTGCACGCACGACCGTGCTGGTTTCATTATTCGAACCCTCGGACGACATAGCGATACTATAGGCGATCGTGCGGGCACGTTCAACGCACGCCTGCGGCAGGGCATGCCGAGTGAGCCGGCCCACACACGGACCGGCACTGTGGCAGGGGAGGGGTCAGGCCAGGGCGGCGGTGCGACGCTCACGGTCGTCGATGAGGTCCTGCATGTGGATCAGGGCCCTGGCGCGCTCGGCCAACGGCTCGTCGATCATTCCGCCCTCGAACTCGACCGCACCGACGCCGCGCGCGTGCGCGTCCTCGTACACGGCGACCAGCCGCCGCGCCCGGGCGACCGCGTCCGGGTCCGGGGTGAACTCCTCGTTCAGCACCCGCACCTGGGCCGGGTGGATGGCGCTTGCCCCCACGCAGCCCGCGCGTCGCGACTTGCGGACGACCTCGCGGAACGCGTCCACGTCCTGGTAGCCGGCGATCGACCCGACGAGGCCGAACGGCCACACCCCGGCCGCACGCGCCGCCGCCACCATGGACGACTTCGCACTGGCGAACAGGTCGGCCGCGGGCTCGATACCCAACGACGTCGCCAGGTCCTCCGTACCCAACGTCAGCGCCCACACCCGCGGGCTCGCCGACGCGATCTCGCGCAGATGGAACAGCGCGTCTGCGGTCTCCACCATGGCGATGAGGCCGACAGAACCGACGGCCATCCCGGCCGCCGACTCCGTCTCGGTGACCACCTCGTCCAGCAACCGCAGGTGGTCGGCCGAGGCGACCTTGGGCAACGCGAGCGCACGCAGGCCCGGACGCACCGCCGCCTCGATGTCACGCACCGCCAGCCGCACCGGCCGGTTGATCCGCACGAGCACGTCGACGCCGTGCGCCGCCACCTCGTCGAGCACCCCGGGGAGCAGCGCCCGCGTCTCGTCCTTCTCAGCGGGGGCGATGCTGTCCTCCAGGTCCAGCTGGATCGCGTCCGCACCGCGG contains:
- a CDS encoding helix-turn-helix domain-containing protein produces the protein MSSEGSNNETSTVVRAAQLLEMFTAEHPELSLSALTSRLGYNKATTYRLAQTLVSVGYLEQDEATRAYRLGLALIRLGQVASANSDVRSRALEQMARLRDTFGETVYLLVTRDDRSVCIERLEGTKPIRDLSATPGDAFPLFVGAGGIAMLATMSDAERSRILDAGELGPEERRTIETQLLDCTTRGYETAAGDIQAGAGAVAAPIFDDAGELAGALSMGGARQQIIDRRDELGQAVAEAARLATRRATDRAEGMRR
- a CDS encoding CoA ester lyase: MCGVTDAPKTPPFWRSALYVPVNQRRFVEKAHTRGADAIQLDLEDSIAPAEKDETRALLPGVLDEVAAHGVDVLVRINRPVRLAVRDIEAAVRPGLRALALPKVASADHLRLLDEVVTETESAAGMAVGSVGLIAMVETADALFHLREIASASPRVWALTLGTEDLATSLGIEPAADLFASAKSSMVAAARAAGVWPFGLVGSIAGYQDVDAFREVVRKSRRAGCVGASAIHPAQVRVLNEEFTPDPDAVARARRLVAVYEDAHARGVGAVEFEGGMIDEPLAERARALIHMQDLIDDRERRTAALA